The Vitis vinifera cultivar Pinot Noir 40024 chromosome 3, ASM3070453v1 region GAAGCAAATTTGAGAACTAAAACAGACCAACAGCTTTTAGTGCCTCTGCCATATGAGGTTCCGTAAAGATTGACTCCGCTGAACTGCCACCAGAATCGGCTGATTTCAAATACTTCATGAAAAGTATATTAGCAGCTTTGGTCACTGCTCCCTTTCCATCAGAAATTGAAGCAAATTCCAAGGTTATATGTTCTTGGTCAAGtagtaaattattttcatcGACTCCCTGCATAAAATGGGAGCCAATCAACTTCATTACCACAGGAATTACAATGACATAAGAATTAATTATGGTAACagcataaaaaaacaaaatgagggTTAGATTTCAATTTTGtctgaaaataagaaaattcatGTAGAATAAGAATATCAAATAGCAGCTGAAAGCAACAAAAATGAAAGACAAATCCAGGCTTCGCCTTAAATTCATTGGTTGAAGTCTTGTCAAGTCAAAGTCCAAACAAGTAGCCCAACTAGAGATAGTAACCTCTAAATATAGCTTCAAATCAAAAGAGAGGTCGGTTTGCAGCTACAAACCAAGAATGGTTTGAACTAAACCCTCACTGATAGATTGATCATGGCAACATGCCCATAAACAGCCTCATCAAATGTGAGTAAATATTGCCTGTAATGGTGGAGAATTCAGGAAATAAAAGTAATGCTAGAGGATGGTACCTCAAACAATGTAGCATCAGTCAGTTTCTCCAATATAGCTTcctttgatttcttcagcactcctagaatgaaaagaaaaaaggttaaaaacaaTAGCCAGAGAAGCAAATTACTGGGCTTTGCCAGGCATCTGTACCTTCATTATCATAAAGGCAGACATGCTTCACACCAATTGTTGCCAGCCAATTCAAAAGCTCAATAACTTTGGGGATCTGATGAGCTTCTTCACTTTCTATCACAATGGCCAGGTAGCGAAGGTTGCCTAAATTAAGGGCTTCGTACCTCTTCAGTAATCCACTAGAGATAAAACAGCTTTCTAGCACATAAGCTGCTTGCCGTGCCAGGAACCACACGCTGacaataaaatgaagaaaatgccAGAGTACCTTAAGTCCAAGACTCCCAATCTGCACAAGCCTTAAAGCCAAATGAATAtctaatttaagtttttaagaaaGCTAGCAACATGAATGTCAATAAGCCATGTTCATCTATTGAGATGGCTTGCCTAGACTTGCCCCTTTTTGGACATAAATGACATAACGATTCATCAATTATAAGCTCTTAAAAAGCACAAAAATTCAACTTATCAGATTCCTAACACCAAATAAATGATTGAATTCAGTTGATTCACGATGAACAACATATTAATTatgtgaaaaaataaaggaaatgaaaattacTTCATTAAGATTCTAAAATGGTACCCTCCTTGCAGCAAAAGCTATCATACTTTTTGTCTTTCATGTTAACCCATTTGGGTTGATTGGAAAGTGAGGAATAATACATCTTACACCTCAGACTTTAACATCTCATACACAGGATCTCATGCTGAAACACCTCTGGGGTCagctagaaaaataaaaacaaatctcCCTTTCAACAGATTATGAGTGAGGAATACAACTGTTAAGAAAATCCCTTGAAATTTATTCACATGATCTTTGAGTTAAAGATATTCCGAAATCTGATGCATAGCCTCAACGGCTCTTAACCTCCGCTACCTTCCCCCACCCCTAAACTAAAAAGAAGCCACTCTCACAAAGTACATCTTTTCTTACTTGTCAAGTTTGTCTCTCAAACTTATTGCAATCAAAAACTTCAATTCATGGGGCTTTTCACTGTCCCACGAATATAAGATCAATTTATACTTTATCATATTTAAGCCCATTTTCTCGTAAACATATCTTACTTCACAATGCACATATGAacattttttggattttaaaaaataacatcacCTACACCTTCCATTATCTCCTTCAGCAGTGACCATATATTTTCTCCACAGCTTCGATATCATTTGGTTAGCGCACCATTCTAAAGGATGGCATTTATTCTCAAATGctataggaaataaaatttaatggtttttttttaattttttgaaacaaaacaaaattgaataCTATCATGTCAACACAGGCCTCCTCAAATCAAACAACAAACCTAGTCAAAACCAAGGATATTACAAATGGAAAACTATTCAAATAGCAACTATACACACCGTATATACATCACTTTTTagcaattgaaaaaaaaaggtaaggaTGAAGGTTTTAGAACTTCATAATAATGAGTGACACCACTAATATAAATCCAAAACAAAAGATACCCAACAAGTCAACGGCAGTGGAAAAGAAGCTTAAGTACGTACATGAGATATCCAACAATATACCTTCTGAACTTCATCTCCAAAATCCATTGATctataaaagaaacaaagaaaataaattatcaaacgaattgaaatcaattacaaaaaattactcaacaatcaaacaaacacccagagaaaaatataaaattgcaGTTATTCATATAacaattaaacataaaaaagagaATTAACGAATCTAAACCACAGAGAAAATTAGCAAATCAGCCTCTCACATTGAAAATATCAACTGGGTTCCGAAATTCCGCCCGAAAAATCAAGGCAAAACCTTCTTTATCCAAACAGAATCTTAAAGccaaaaagaaaacagaaaaaaaaaatcaacaatctaATGTGGGCATTGTTCAAATATGCACATAACCAACAAAACCCAGAAACATgggaaaaaaattttgaatatagaaaaaaatacccagaaaaagaaaaaagagaaatctGGAAAGGAAGCAGAAAACTTTGGACGGTTAGGTGAGTGAAATAAGGAAGAAGCGATCACCCTCTTTGTTTTTCGTCCTTCGTGCTATGGGCCTATGGCCACCAACCAATCCAGCTTCTTGTCATCAGTCTCACTCTACTCATAGAAGTTTAAATCATTTTCAGCAAATTCATCTTAGACCCCAATTGGTCCCCTCTTCTTTTCTGCTTAAAACCACTTCCTCCCAGAGAGTGATTCGCTCGCACAGAGATTTTAGCTTTAATTTTGAGTGAAttgactttatttattattattattatttttttattattataataataaatgttaagATATGGTAGTGTTTATCTAAATGTCACACAGAGGCCAGTTTCTTTCAAACTGAAATTAACGACTTTATTTCACATAAAGCTcattttttagataattattgtcaattaattattaaattaaaaattatttaaattaattattaaattaaaaattatttaaattaattttaaatattatctaataaattaatttaaaatttaaaacaataaaaatatttattttgtaaataattatttaaaattccatagaTTTTTATCAAGAAGCAAGAGCAACCTCGTAACATCACTCGGTTCTCAAACAAAAcatgactctgataccatttacACTCATGACATACTTTTTAAGAAAGATTTTagcttataaatttatttgaagagacaatttttatttttctctttcttaattGACAAAAATTATGATAGATTTATACGCACAATTGACAGTAATCACATAACAAAGTATgtaaaatcttaattatttttttataaatgcattaaatttagatttttcaaACTTAGTTATTATTTTGTGTAAACACCAAGATTTATACGCACAATTGACAATAATCACATAACAAAGTATgtaaaatcttaattatttttttataaatgcattaaatttagatttttcaaACTTAGTTATTATTTTGTGTAAACACCAACCTTTTCCCAGTTCTTTTTTGGAACAAGCTAAGCAAGCCTACTCTATATActctaaaatttcaaatactatGACTTTCCCATTCCAACGTACactaaaatttcaaatctaGAAGTACTAATCAATTTAATGTCCATGACTTTACCCTTCCCTCTTTCATCTGCATTTCTGTTCACATACCAAACTTTGAATTTGGGCAAAGGACAAAAGAACgaaagggagaagaaaaaggtTTTTTTCAATCTgtatcttaattaattttgaagaaaacagTTACATTACATTTGGTTCTCCAAAAGTACCaagcaaaaaataatatttgtatatttaattgaattataaaaaatttaaaaaataattaaaaatttatacattttcacattatttaatatttatattaatgagttaaaataaataaaataaatttaaaataacaaataaaaataatttattagactttaaatctatttttattttttcttcacttttattttattttatttttacattttccctcaaattttcctaCAACCAAAtcgaaaatgtttttagaaaaatgttaaaaatgtttcttaagGCTCAAAAACGCTTtcttgttaaaattaaatatttgatatttttttaaacattttttgaataataaaaaaatcacttaaatttttttgtttattttgggtTTATGATTTTTTCTTCATAGGTATTAATCCTTGTTCATTTTACATGAAACCCAGCTGAAACACGGTAGGAGATATTGGATGCCTAGACCATAAAATGCACAGAGTTAGCATACAAAATGATCGTAGATTTGAACTCACTTCCTAAATTTCCTAAGGGATTCATCACCACTCAGCTGCAGTTATAATAATCCAACTCGTTCCATTAGAAAGTTTATCCCAATCCTTCATGAAGGCAATACTCTGTGACCTTCCTTCATGTCGAATGATCAAAGAGGTGTGAgtcttcatatttaaattttttttcaaatttgagacAATATCTAGGAAGATTCAGAACAAGCTTTAATAATCTTGTGGTTATTTAAGCTTACCCACATACACGATTGGATGGGCAAGATGGTGGCAACAAGATTGCAGAAGTAAAACAAGTACCAGAAAATAATGCGGTACCAAACAGCCCCCATGTTATACAAGTCAGCTTCTGTCTCTTTTATATTTGCATTGGCCACCTTTTGCAGCTCTCAAAGCATCAGCTCCTAGACGAGAGCGAGTAAAAAGATTCAAATTTGTATTAGGAACACATCCTTCATGTTGGGCATCATTCACCTAAGATATTAAAAGTCTGTGTGTTTTCTGCTGCTTGCTTTGGAAGCCAGCCATGCACAACCCCTGCATGGTATTGAAAAGAGGCACATGAAACCTTTATTTTCCATAGCATTGGCTCCAATACATCAAATTCAATACTTGATTGAGATTATTAGAAGTAAAAGAGAAACTTAcacaaaaaaacacacacagCTCATGTTcagtgaaaaatgatttattcaAGCAGAGATGCGGCACCTAAGAAACCATGAAGCTTAACATGGTAGAACTTTTATACAGAAGAATTGATGATCAAAACATTGAGTAAATTAgggttttgtaatttttatgaTTAGAAAGTTAAGTTCTGAGTCACATTATTGCAGAATGCATACTTTGAACTTCTCTGCTATTCATTTGTGAATGTGTGACAACCAACATAAATTTCAAAGTTCTCAAAGCTCTTTTCCTTTTAGTTGGGAATGTTCTCAAAACTCAACCTATAACTTTTTATGCTTATTTGTCTTCCCTTTTAGAATGCTATAAACCCTATTAGTTATTTTTCaacagaaaacaaaattttataggATAGCTTATTAGTGCTTATAGGTAATACACATGCTTATGTGAAGACTCTTCAACAAGGAATTCGTGGACTAATATTTGGCCCATAAAATTACGGTAGAATCACCCACAGACAAAGACCATCCACTCAAGCCATACTCCTAGACTAAATGCAACGCCCTAATCAGAGGACTAGTATCTTACCATCTTATTCCTAACATACTTCCCTAAAGGCTTCATTCTCACAGCTTCCTACAATATAAGGTGAATGCTTCATCAAGTTGTGTTGTGGGACCTTCCAAGCAATAGAGTTATTCAGGAGAAGATGGAGTTTGGATGAGTGCAAATACTGGGAGTGCTCTTGACCAAAGTGCAGATTGGTCCAAAGCTTTTGTAGTCTTATAGAAGACAACACAATAGTTTTATTAAGTTTGGTGCACCAAAAAATCTGTAGCCGAAGGAATGCAAGTATTATCAACTTTAGTTTTAAATGAAATGACATATGAATTGGTTTATTTACGGTTACCAAAATCTGGGagtaaaacttaaaaatttttctACTCACATCATCTTAATAGTTTTCACAGACAGCAAACGAAACAATTTTAATGAGTCATGGAGGAAAGGTATTGCTGGAATCGGTAGGCTTAAGATAAAAGCAAAAACTTTACACTGGAATTTTATGATCAATCAAAcaataaatatcattaaaacaagTGAAATACAGAAATGGAATTGACAGCTTTGAATTTCAAACAAACCCTATTGAACAAAGCATATTGGATCCATAAAAAATTTCAGAACTCAGAAGCCCATGCATAAAAACCTAACACAGTGATCATATTCTCTTAAATTGTGGTCAAATAAAAACGTCCTTTCCTTAGGGAGTTTAAAGGACGGAGGGAGAGACTACAGGTTAGATATGCAAAGTAATGAAGTTGGTCATTATTTGCTGTGTGTACCATTTTCTTAGCATTCTCTTGAGAAGGGCAGGGGAGTGTGGCTTCATTTGGGGTTTCAAGGTAGGCGGGGGGAGTGGTGAAGGAGTGGAGGTTTCTCACCTCCTATTTGCGAATGACACCATAACTTTTTTCGTGAACCTTGTTCAAATCAATTGATCTACATGGCTTGGGTGTTGCTTTGGTTTGGGGCTTCTACAGAGCTAAAAGTTAACTTGAACAATAGCAAACTATTTCCATCAGGGACCTCCCCAAGCTGCTTCCCGCGCAAAGAAGAGTTGTTCTCCAAgcctttttttctcttctcctcTCATCCATAAAACTCCCATTCTAATAAATTAACAAGTCTTTCACTGAATAAGGGAGAACCCATGAAATACCAAAGAAATAGAACAGGAAGTGCCACAACTTT contains the following coding sequences:
- the LOC100852815 gene encoding uncharacterized protein LOC100852815 isoform X1, whose amino-acid sequence is MDFGDEVQKVYCWISHIGSLGLKVLWHFLHFIVSVWFLARQAAYVLESCFISSGLLKRYEALNLGNLRYLAIVIESEEAHQIPKVIELLNWLATIGVKHVCLYDNEGVLKKSKEAILEKLTDATLFEGVDENNLLLDQEHITLEFASISDGKGAVTKAANILFMKYLKSADSGGSSAESIFTEPHMAEALKAVGCRGPDPDLLLIYGPARCHLGFPAWRIRYTEIIHMGPLKSMKYGSLLKAIYKFSMVHQNYGT
- the LOC100852815 gene encoding uncharacterized protein LOC100852815 isoform X3 encodes the protein MKFRRYIVGYLIVWFLARQAAYVLESCFISSGLLKRYEALNLGNLRYLAIVIESEEAHQIPKVIELLNWLATIGVKHVCLYDNEGVLKKSKEAILEKLTDATLFEGVDENNLLLDQEHITLEFASISDGKGAVTKAANILFMKYLKSADSGGSSAESIFTEPHMAEALKAVGCRGPDPDLLLIYGPARCHLGFPAWRIRYTEIIHMGPLKSMKYGSLLKAIYKFSMVHQNYGT
- the LOC100852815 gene encoding uncharacterized protein LOC100852815 isoform X2: MDFGDEVQKIGSLGLKVLWHFLHFIVSVWFLARQAAYVLESCFISSGLLKRYEALNLGNLRYLAIVIESEEAHQIPKVIELLNWLATIGVKHVCLYDNEGVLKKSKEAILEKLTDATLFEGVDENNLLLDQEHITLEFASISDGKGAVTKAANILFMKYLKSADSGGSSAESIFTEPHMAEALKAVGCRGPDPDLLLIYGPARCHLGFPAWRIRYTEIIHMGPLKSMKYGSLLKAIYKFSMVHQNYGT
- the LOC100852815 gene encoding uncharacterized protein LOC100852815 isoform X4 — protein: MKFRSVWFLARQAAYVLESCFISSGLLKRYEALNLGNLRYLAIVIESEEAHQIPKVIELLNWLATIGVKHVCLYDNEGVLKKSKEAILEKLTDATLFEGVDENNLLLDQEHITLEFASISDGKGAVTKAANILFMKYLKSADSGGSSAESIFTEPHMAEALKAVGCRGPDPDLLLIYGPARCHLGFPAWRIRYTEIIHMGPLKSMKYGSLLKAIYKFSMVHQNYGT